The Trichosurus vulpecula isolate mTriVul1 chromosome 9, mTriVul1.pri, whole genome shotgun sequence region CATTTATCCAATACTTTACAGATTAGTCAATCGGTAattatttactgagcacctactatgagccagacactgccctaggtcctggggatacaagtacaaagaagaaaacagtctCTACTTTTAATAGGTtatattctaatgtgggagacgaGTACATATAAAAGTACATCCTGCatgaatataaaatgtatacacacacccaaAGTGTGTGACTACGGGAGGGATGGTTCTAGCAGGTTACAAAGTGTCTTCCACATAGTGTCTCTTAGGAAGTTGTAAAAGTAAgtggtgttatccccattttatagacgaataAACTAAAGCTCTTATAGATATAAAGCCTCTTATAGATATTAACCAGCGagtcaataggcatttactaGGTGCCTACTGCATTGTAAGAGGcgagagattcaaagacaaaaatgaagtgacccctgccctcaaggagtttacattctactgggaaaaaCCAATATTCACACATACAAGTAGAGACAAACACTATACAGTCGTTGCCAGGGAAGGTGGGATGAGATGGGAGGCCAAGAGAAGAACCCGTGACTTGGTGACCTCAGTTCTAATCCTGACTGGTGTTAACTCAgaatgtgaccttggccaaagcTCTTCCCTTGGCTGGGActgtttttcctcctctgtaaagggaAGGGGTTAGGTGAGATGGGCCTACAAGTTTCCTCCCGGTGCTAATGTTCTACTATCCCGGGCttctaaggcaaaaaaaaaagaacaactctGACACAAAGGTCAGTCATGACTCCAGCTAGCCTTGCCTCGGGCCCAGTGATTAAGTGAGTCTTTGGGGgttcagaaaagagagagagagagaggacttcTCTAGGCTCCAGGGGTCGGGGAAGGCTTTCTGAGGGAGGTGGGGATTTGAGCTGCTCCTTaaaggacagagagaatttgAACAGGCAGAGCTAAGAAGGTGTGCATGCACGGGTGGGTGTGCATGCACGGGTGTGTTCGCATGGATACACATATAAGGGAAGAGTGGGGACATGGAAGACTACAGATAGAttggatagattgatagatggGTGTAGAGGATaacatatgtatacgtatattatcattttaatgtgtatgcatatagggataatatacacataatatgtTATAGTTAATACATAACATCTATGTTACATGTCACATGTAATATCCATAAAATACATAGAGGGAtattatacataaacacatagaaTAGAAATTACACCTCTATGTATAGCATGTATTTATGTGTAATGTAATAACTATAATATGATACATATATTGTGCATATACGTATAGACACATAggacagctagttggcacagtggatagcatgtctggcctagagtcaggaagatctaagttcaaatgggacttcagacacttactagttgtgtgaccctgggcaagtcatttaaccccatttggctcagttttctgtAGTTTccagctcatctgtaaaatgagctggagaaggaaatggcaaaccactccagtttctttgccaagaagaccccaaatggggtcacgaagagtcataaaggactgaaaatgactaaagaacataATATGCATgcaatatattataatttatatatacatccataATGTGTATAtgacatatgcatgtgtgtgttatgttatataagcatacatatataatatattaaatatacatctatacacacatctATCAATCTGTCCATATGTATTATTTCCctcctattatttctttttttttttttttatgattcaccatttcctttatttgtacaaaatagtgAATAATCATACCCTGGCTAGGAAAAAACGGTGGTTTAGGGTTTAAATAAGTCCTTCTGTCCTGAAGCGTCTACTTTGAAGGCTTGGGACTAGCAGCTTTAGCCCCAGCATCTTTGGGTTTGGACTCGGCGGCCTTGGGGTCAGCAGGCTTAGCAGCCTTGGAATCACTGGGCTTCGGGGCCTTAGAATCAGACTTGGCTACTTTGGGACCAGACTTGGAGGCCTTAGCATCAGATTTGGTGGCCTTGGGGCCAGATTTGGTAGCCTTGGGATCAGACTTACTGACCTTGGCGGCAGACTTGGTGGCCTTGGGGTCAGTGGGCTTGGCGGCCTTGGGGTCAGTGGGCTTGGCAGCCTTGGGGTCAGTGGTTCTGGCAATCTTAGAGTcaggctttgtgatcctggagcCTGGACGTTTGATGCCGACCCTAGGGCCTGGACGCTTGCTCGCCATCTTGTGGCCAGCACGCCAGGCACTGGCCTTGGGGATCTTGGGCCTGAGGAGCTTGGCCTTGGAGGCCTTGGTGCTCAGGGCCTTGATGGCCTCTGCTCTGGCCTTGATGGCTTTGGCGTTGTTGGCCTGCATCTTCTTCAGCCCCTTCTTGTTGTGTTTCTTGGCAAAGCGCATGTTTCTTAGAAACTTGGGGTCAACCCCTTTCAGAGACTCGTATCTCTGTGACCTAGGCTTCTTGATGCCATTTCTGTGCCATTTTCTTGATTGGTTGTGAGTGGTATGGTTCTTAGACTTAGCCATTTTTACACCGCAGCCTGTGCTAACAGGCGCTCCACCGACCGGAAGAGGCcaaagcgagagagagagaaagaaggaaggagcgCGGGGCAGTGTCCCCTCCTATTATTTCTAGatcatattcttccttttttcctttttgcctaaTTTTTCTTTAGGGAGATGAGCCAGATTTGTAATTCCATTGGCATAGGAAATTTCCAGTTGGGGAAGTCCCCCTATCAATGTAGATAAGGATCTTCCTTAGCACCATTTAGAGCCTTACAGAGTTGCCCGGGGCACTAAGACGTTGAGGAATTGCCCAGGCTCACAAGGGCCCTGGGTGTCAGAAATCAGAAGTGAACTCCGGTCTTCCCCAACTCCAAGGCCAGATTCTCTCCACTGCAACATGCTGCCTTTcccctcctaactccaggcaaaCCCAGCAGTTCCCACTTGGAGCTGATGAGGCTAAGGCCTGGCCAGCAGCTGGGAAGGCACATAGTGTTGATAAGAgagaaagaagccaaggaggaTTACAGTGTGGCCTGGAAGCCTGAGAAGATGACAGTCTTAAAAAGTGGAGAAAACATGGACCGTGCATTTTTTGTAAACTGTTTCAGTGGGATTGGGACCATCTCcactgccctgcccttcccctctcccccattttaaTCTAATATCCGATTCTTGGATTTCTTTGGCTCTGAGAGccaatctaataaacatttattaaacacctactatacgGAAAGGTCCAAGGCTCAGGCTAGTGATTCATAGATGGGTAGGTAATATGAAACTATCCCAGCCCACAGTGGGGCTAATAATAGAGGCAAGGCAGTGGAATACAACATGTGGGCAAATTAACATGTTACAAGGTAGAATGAAGGGGAGCCCAGCCAGGAGCTGAGACATCTGAGTTGGAGGAGGTCACTTTTGCCAGCATTTGTGAGGGGGCAGCAAAGGGACCTGAGTtggtccttgaaggaagggaaggagttcAGCAGCTAACGACGTGTAAGGAAAAGAAATCTATTCCAATCaaggtgggaagagaaagaggcaggGAGATGGCCTTTCCCTTCTTGAAGACTGGGTTCCTCCATTTGTCTGTAGTCCCTTCCAGTGTTTTAACCAGAAATGTCTCTCCAGTCTCTCCAGCTTAAAATCTACTTTCTCCACTTGGTCCCCCACAGACACAGAAAGAATTAAAGAGGATCCACACCGTCGAGCCCCAAATCTGAGACTAGTCATTAGATGACCTCAGCCTCCATTTTCCAAATTAACTCAATCAATCGATATTTACTAAGTGACTCATCTTCCAACTTGTCAATAAATGCTGGGGTGGGCGAGCCTAGATGGAAGAAAGAATGTCCACTAGGCAGGCAAAGAGCTAACACTGGCCACCCCCCATCAGAATACTgtagttgttaaaaaaaaataagggggaCAGATCAATGTGGGCCGAGCCAAGCTGAGCCAAGGCTGGAAGGGTGAGGAAGAATTAGATAagtaaggggagagaagaaaaatcatttcTGTCTCAAGTAGACATGGGTTtagatatttgatcctggagatgagaggaagccactggaatttattgagttgggggtggggggttaagtatttatttagcaccaactgtgccagggactgtgctaagtgctttacacgtattatcttattggatcctcacaataaccctgggaggtaggtgctgttatcaccattttacagttgaggaaactgaggcaaacagtggttgagttgcccaggatcacacagctagtaagtgaggctggatttgatctcaggtcttcccaagCTCAAGGCCCAGAACCCTGTCTAGTGTGTCACTAGCTGCTTTTTCcgtttactagcagtgtgacctctCTGTACCGCTATtccttctgtaaaaatgaggaagagggacATAAGGGAGTCCTTGAGAGGCTGGGGTGCTCCAGACAGGAAGTGCCATATAAACCAAGTCACCCTGATGACCACCAATGCCTTCCCCTCTGAAAGTACCTTCCGTCTGCTCTCTCTAGCCTGCCTAGCAGGTAACCAGGGCTCAGAAAGTTAGGTGAATTTCCTTGAGTCACTCCTAGTTAGTTATGTGTTTTCTCCCCTGTTACAATGTAAATTCCTTTTGCCCATCATTGCATATCCAGCTTGGCATGgcatctggcacatagaaagtgcttaatgaatgcttgttgaccagCTGACTGATTGAGGTGGATAAGAGCTCGCTGTGTCCGGAGCACTGGCCTGTCTACATGGGGAGGGTACCTAGGATCATGCATTTACAGCCGGAAGAAAGCTGAGAGATTATGTAGTCTGGTCTCTGGAGGGAACTGAGACCGAGAGAGGTCATCTCATCAtgggacctcagtggtcatctgcTCCCgtactcccactttacagatgagtaaactgaggctctgagaagttaaatgatctgcccaagaccacacaggccATAAGTAACataaccaggattcaaatctcaagtcttctgacttgaaatccTGTGTTATTTGCACTGTCACATTctggtaaagtgatttgtcccaggTCCTACAGGTAGAAGATAACCACAACAACAATACTACTACAACAGTtaacatatagtgctttaaattttgtgaagcattttcatacatgttctcatttgatcctccctatAACTCTGTAAgttaggtactacaggtattctCCCCAATTtgtagatcaagaaactgagggtcagagaggttgagattgaaccagggatggggaacctgcagcttcgaggccacatgtggccttctaggtccttgggtgcagccttttgactgggtccaagttttacagaacaaatccttt contains the following coding sequences:
- the LOC118830818 gene encoding 60S ribosomal protein L29-like; translated protein: MAKSKNHTTHNQSRKWHRNGIKKPRSQRYESLKGVDPKFLRNMRFAKKHNKKGLKKMQANNAKAIKARAEAIKALSTKASKAKLLRPKIPKASAWRAGHKMASKRPGPRVGIKRPGSRITKPDSKIARTTDPKAAKPTDPKAAKPTDPKATKSAAKVSKSDPKATKSGPKATKSDAKASKSGPKVAKSDSKAPKPSDSKAAKPADPKAAESKPKDAGAKAASPKPSK